A window of Strix aluco isolate bStrAlu1 chromosome 2, bStrAlu1.hap1, whole genome shotgun sequence contains these coding sequences:
- the LOC141920037 gene encoding uncharacterized protein LOC141920037 — translation MNIVLENPSKEEVPNIGKETLFKLLEKYKSKPSVPGMDWARGNWYNLQAVTDRIVALQKDAKVRSGKGKGFICAVLGASLAAAVEEKKQKLYQTDIVIDSLQTAVQTLQNQLRETKELLEEEREQNIILKNELREQLLAEADTLAEAEVKLLEKGIRQIYPQEDLQKAKEAVESPPHMYPLVKTEYVYEDDRDNRPQVITKEVPFTSTELAKLKKDFARTAKESETEYVWRVSLSGGDGILLSEKEAEGYWGPGVFLTTGDRRAPWSLTQRAAYWAGGLNPLERGDPLAITGTVDQLVESVQKAACLQMMYDRELKPNQGSPMMMPVDPERMTPLIRGLPDSLKPMGIQLQGKIQNTPNAERMTAALEGIVTPDHQRPGRKVWTWGEVAQELINFGRKYGPVGGSSQRTETRVVRAAEQMSERQSPMRKGQGLGSPRLQNFGRERPLTRQGLWQLGLQKSVPRDLMDGLPTKKLEQLVQNWSGQRVTPKPAPSAPPLIDLGEELTGEKKVAGN, via the coding sequence atgaaCATTGTTTTAGAAAACCCCTCAAAAGAGGAAGTACCCAACATAGGGAAggaaactttgtttaaattgttaGAGAAATATAAATCAAAACCTTCGGTACCTGGAATGGATTGGGCCCGAGGGAATTGGTACAACTTACAGGCTGTCACTGATAGGATTGTTGCTTTgcagaaagatgcaaaagtcaGGTCTGGCAAGGGCAAAGGTTTTATTTGTGCAGTGTTAGGAGCGAGTCTGGCAGCTgcggtggaagagaaaaagcagaagttgtaTCAAACTGATATTGTAATAGACTCCCTGCAGACGGCCGTACAGACCCTGCAGAACCAATTGAGAGAAACCAAAGAATTactagaggaggaaagggagcaaaatataatattaaagaatGAGTTGAGGGAACAACTCTTGGCGGAGGCGGATACACTGGCGGAGGCGGAGGTGAAGCTTCTGGAGAAGGGGATACGGCAAATTTATCCGCAAGAGGAtctgcaaaaggcaaaagaagcCGTAGAAAGCCCCCCCCATATGTATCCgctggttaaaacagagtatgtgtacgAGGACGATAGAGATAACCGTCCTCAGGttatcaccaaagaagtcccatttacatcaaCTGAATTGGCAAAGCTGAAAAaggattttgcaaggactgcaaaagaatcagagacagagtatgtgtggagagtgtcgttgtcaggaggggatggaattttattgtcagagaaagaagcagaaggatattggggtccgggtgtGTTTTTAACTACTGGCGACCGCCGAGCCCCATGGTCATTGACTCAGAGAGCTGCGTACTGGGCCGGAGGactgaaccccttggagaggggggatccccttgccataacaggaacagtggatcagttagtggaaagtgtgcagaaggcagcctgtctgcagatgatgtatgatcgggaACTCAAGCCTAACCAAggctccccgatgatgatgcctgtggacccagagaggatgactcccctgatacgaGGACTCCCTGACTCCCTGAAACCCATGGGCATCCAGTtgcaagggaagattcaaaacaccCCCAATGCAGAAAGAATGACAGCTGCTTTGGAGGGGATAGTAACCCCTGACCATCAACGGccagggaggaaagtatggacatggggagaggtagcccaggaattgatcaactttgggagaaaatatggtcCTGTTGGTGGATCgtcccaaagaactgaaaccagGGTCGTACGGGCTGCAGAGCAAATGAGTGAGCGACAGTCACccatgaggaagggccaaggcttgggGTCACCCCGACTTCAGAATTTTGGGAGAGAGAGgcccctaactcgacagggactgtggcaactagggcttcagaaaAGTGTCCCCCGTGACTTGATGGACGGACTCCCGACcaaaaaattagaacaacttgtgcagaaTTGGTCAGGACAAAGGGTCACTCCCAAACCAGCCCCTAGTGCCCCACCTTTGATAGACCTTGGGGAGGAACTGACCGGAGAGAAGAAGGTGGCGGGAAACTAG